A window of Planifilum fulgidum contains these coding sequences:
- the pnpS gene encoding two-component system histidine kinase PnpS, with the protein MRTLHAQIKSMFLLWIGLSVLASGLFVTWLLENSYRESLMNRAAKEAALAVEALEKKGGATAQGAAEQLGRTLDARVLIVGRDGKLRGDSEKDPGDASRFVGHPEVRRVLRSSPEQPVSYIRDGRIHVAAPLARGASGAEALLIVYDPEKEKTSLRHAVYSLVGGLAVAYVLAAFASSRLARRLTLPLAEIAQVAVDIAQNQFHRRVKVKGRDEIARLGEAINRMARSLQNQMDALRQSERRLASVIDTMDSGLLLVDADGKVNLANRAFENMIGVQARKIVGKPYTKLTYPYELASLIDQCRETGGRIREELHVYYPEERILSAHFAPMEGERGVEGVVGVFHDITAIRRLEKMRSEFVANVSHELKTPITSLRGFAETLLDGAMNDPETCREFLQIIHDESLRLQRLVSDILDLSRIESKLPLKWEKVPVGEIVESATKTVEEQMRKRDLALDVVLPESFTVLVDKDRFRQILLNLLTNAMAYTPEGGKVTVEARREGDRWWIRVADTGIGIPEEDLPRIFERFYRVDKARSRESGGTGLGLAIVKHLVEAHRGEIRVKSRVGEGTEFKLIFPFKEKEMEDEDR; encoded by the coding sequence ATGAGGACGCTGCACGCACAGATCAAATCGATGTTTCTTTTGTGGATCGGCCTGTCCGTTCTCGCTTCCGGCCTGTTCGTCACGTGGCTTTTGGAAAATTCCTACCGGGAGTCCCTGATGAACCGGGCGGCCAAAGAGGCGGCTTTGGCCGTCGAGGCCCTGGAGAAGAAGGGGGGCGCAACGGCTCAGGGTGCGGCGGAGCAACTGGGACGGACCCTCGACGCCCGGGTGTTGATCGTGGGACGGGACGGGAAACTGCGGGGGGATTCGGAGAAGGACCCGGGGGATGCGAGCCGTTTTGTCGGACATCCCGAGGTGCGGCGGGTCCTGCGGTCCTCCCCGGAACAACCCGTCTCCTATATCCGGGACGGCCGAATCCACGTGGCGGCTCCCCTGGCGCGGGGCGCGAGCGGGGCGGAGGCCCTCCTGATCGTGTATGATCCGGAAAAGGAGAAGACTTCCCTGCGCCATGCGGTATATTCCCTGGTGGGCGGTCTGGCCGTCGCCTATGTTCTCGCGGCTTTCGCCAGTTCCCGCCTGGCCAGGCGGTTGACACTCCCCCTCGCGGAGATCGCCCAGGTGGCCGTCGATATCGCCCAGAATCAGTTCCACCGCCGGGTGAAGGTGAAGGGTCGGGATGAGATCGCCCGACTGGGCGAAGCGATCAACCGGATGGCCAGGAGCCTGCAGAATCAGATGGATGCCCTGCGTCAGAGCGAGCGACGCCTGGCCAGCGTCATCGACACGATGGACAGCGGGCTGCTATTGGTGGATGCCGACGGAAAGGTGAACCTGGCCAACCGGGCCTTTGAAAACATGATCGGGGTGCAGGCCCGAAAAATAGTGGGCAAGCCCTACACCAAGCTGACGTATCCCTATGAACTGGCCTCCCTCATCGACCAGTGCAGGGAAACCGGCGGACGTATCCGGGAAGAGCTCCACGTGTATTATCCCGAGGAGCGCATCTTGTCCGCCCATTTCGCCCCGATGGAAGGGGAGAGGGGGGTCGAGGGGGTGGTCGGCGTGTTTCACGACATCACGGCCATCCGCCGCCTGGAGAAGATGCGTTCGGAATTTGTGGCCAATGTTTCCCACGAGCTGAAAACCCCGATCACTTCCCTGCGGGGGTTTGCCGAAACCCTGCTGGACGGAGCGATGAACGATCCCGAGACGTGCCGGGAATTCCTTCAGATCATCCACGACGAGAGCCTCCGCCTTCAGCGGCTGGTCAGCGATATTCTGGATCTTTCCCGCATCGAGTCAAAACTGCCGCTGAAATGGGAAAAGGTTCCCGTCGGCGAGATTGTCGAGTCGGCGACGAAGACGGTGGAGGAGCAGATGCGAAAGCGGGATCTTGCCCTCGACGTCGTGCTCCCCGAATCCTTCACCGTCCTGGTGGACAAGGACCGCTTCCGGCAGATTCTTCTCAATCTCTTGACCAACGCCATGGCCTACACCCCGGAAGGGGGGAAGGTGACCGTGGAGGCGCGGCGGGAGGGGGACCGCTGGTGGATCCGCGTGGCGGATACGGGCATCGGGATTCCGGAGGAGGATTTGCCCCGGATTTTTGAACGCTTTTACCGCGTCGACAAGGCCCGTTCCCGGGAGTCCGGGGGAACCGGCCTGGGACTTGCGATCGTGAAACACCTGGTGGAGGCCCATCGGGGAGAAATCCGGGTGAAAAGCCGGGTCGGGGAGGGAACCGAATTCAAGCTGATTTTTCCCTTCAAGGAAAAGGAAATGGAAGATGAAGACCGATGA
- a CDS encoding response regulator transcription factor: MGKRILVVDDEPSIVKLVQFNLEKEGFRVDCAYDGQTALEMAEREPPDLMVLDLMLPKMDGLDVCRKLRKRDVHIPILILTAKSDEFDKVLGLELGADDYMTKPFSTRELIARVKAILRRMEAVREAGNAMERDGRIRVGDLLIDVDAHEVLRKGETVDLTPKEFELLVYLARHRGKVLSRDQLLNAVWNYDFMGDSRIVDVHVSHLREKIEPDSKHPVYIKTVRGIGYKFEGPREK; this comes from the coding sequence ATGGGAAAACGGATCCTGGTGGTTGATGACGAGCCGTCCATTGTCAAGTTGGTCCAATTCAACCTGGAAAAGGAAGGTTTTCGGGTGGACTGCGCCTATGACGGACAGACCGCGCTGGAGATGGCGGAGCGGGAGCCGCCGGACTTGATGGTGCTGGATCTGATGCTTCCCAAGATGGACGGGCTGGATGTATGCCGAAAGCTGCGCAAACGGGATGTGCACATCCCCATTTTGATTCTGACGGCGAAGTCGGACGAATTTGACAAGGTGCTCGGCCTGGAACTGGGCGCCGACGATTACATGACGAAGCCCTTCAGCACGCGGGAACTCATCGCCCGGGTGAAGGCGATTCTGCGCCGGATGGAAGCGGTTCGGGAAGCGGGGAACGCGATGGAGCGGGACGGCCGCATTCGGGTGGGGGATTTGCTCATCGATGTGGACGCCCATGAAGTGCTCCGGAAGGGAGAGACCGTTGACCTGACCCCGAAGGAGTTTGAGCTCCTGGTTTATCTGGCCCGGCATCGGGGCAAGGTCCTCTCCAGGGACCAGCTCTTGAATGCCGTGTGGAATTATGATTTTATGGGGGATTCCCGCATCGTCGACGTACACGTCAGCCACCTCCGGGAAAAAATCGAGCCCGATTCGAAGCATCCCGTCTACATCAAGACCGTTCGGGGAATCGGGTACAAGTTTGAGGGACCCAGGGAAAAATGA
- the pstA gene encoding phosphate ABC transporter permease PstA → MSTDEIAVKAVPKPEREQGKSGETSGRIRFRRWKNRLAHAVFLMATLVGVVVLAVLLADVFRKGWSWIDADFFNRFASRIPERAGIKAALWGSLWLISITAPLTFLFGVATAIYLEEYAKKGWLSRFIRLNISNLAGVPSIVYGILGLTLFVRWLAFGQSVLAGALTLTLLVLPIVIVAAQEAIASVPQSLRQASYAMGATRWQTIQKVVLPYAFPGILTGTILALSRAIGETAPLIMVGAVTFIAFTPGSVFDGFTALPIQIWNWTSQPKAEFHELAAAGIIVLLAVLLSMNALAIYLRNKFQRKV, encoded by the coding sequence ATGAGCACCGATGAAATCGCCGTGAAGGCGGTACCGAAGCCTGAGCGGGAGCAGGGAAAATCGGGGGAAACATCCGGCCGGATCCGTTTTCGCCGGTGGAAAAACCGGTTGGCCCACGCCGTCTTTCTGATGGCCACCCTTGTCGGCGTCGTCGTGTTGGCGGTTCTCCTCGCGGACGTCTTTCGCAAGGGCTGGTCCTGGATCGATGCCGATTTCTTCAACCGCTTCGCCTCCCGCATTCCCGAGCGGGCGGGGATCAAAGCGGCCCTGTGGGGCTCCCTGTGGCTGATCTCCATCACGGCGCCTCTCACCTTCCTGTTCGGAGTGGCCACTGCCATTTACCTGGAGGAGTACGCCAAGAAGGGGTGGCTTAGCCGGTTTATCCGGCTCAATATCAGCAATTTGGCCGGCGTTCCCTCCATCGTGTACGGAATCCTCGGCTTGACCCTGTTCGTGCGCTGGCTGGCTTTTGGCCAGAGCGTGCTGGCGGGAGCGCTCACGCTGACCCTGCTGGTTTTGCCCATCGTGATCGTGGCCGCCCAGGAGGCGATCGCCTCCGTGCCCCAATCGCTGCGCCAAGCCTCCTACGCCATGGGAGCCACCCGATGGCAGACGATCCAGAAGGTGGTCCTTCCCTACGCCTTTCCGGGCATCCTGACGGGGACGATTTTGGCCCTCTCCCGGGCGATCGGCGAGACGGCTCCGCTGATCATGGTGGGGGCGGTCACGTTCATCGCCTTCACGCCGGGAAGCGTCTTTGACGGGTTTACCGCGTTGCCCATTCAGATCTGGAACTGGACGAGCCAGCCCAAAGCGGAATTTCACGAACTGGCCGCCGCCGGCATCATCGTGCTGCTCGCGGTCCTCTTGTCGATGAACGCCTTGGCCATCTACCTGCGCAACAAGTTTCAGCGGAAGGTGTAA
- the pstC gene encoding phosphate ABC transporter permease subunit PstC, which translates to MSQVANKGLSASGGRFRRPRTWRNAVEWVIPKLLSVCALLSVVTTFAILLTLLVETASFFEEVSIIEFVTGTEWTALFSGDQQKFGVLPLVSGTLLVTAGAAVVAMPIGLASAIYLSEYAPDRVRRVLKPVLEVLAGIPTIVYGFFALTFVTPLLKKWIPNLDTFNALSASIVVGIMIIPLIASLSEDAMTAVPRSIRHAAYALGATKLEVALRVVVPAALSGIVSSFVLALSRAIGETMIVTIAAGSTPVLTFNMLESIQTMTAYMVQAATGDIAYGSIQYKSLYAVGMTLFLFTLAMNLLAQYISRRFKEDY; encoded by the coding sequence ATGTCCCAGGTTGCAAACAAGGGATTGTCGGCTTCCGGCGGCCGTTTTCGCAGGCCGCGGACGTGGCGAAATGCGGTGGAGTGGGTCATTCCCAAACTGCTTTCGGTCTGCGCCTTGTTGTCCGTGGTCACCACCTTCGCCATCCTGTTGACACTGCTGGTTGAAACGGCTTCCTTTTTTGAGGAAGTTTCCATCATCGAATTTGTCACGGGAACGGAGTGGACGGCCCTGTTCAGCGGGGATCAGCAAAAATTCGGCGTCCTTCCCCTGGTGTCGGGGACCCTGCTCGTTACCGCGGGGGCGGCGGTCGTGGCGATGCCGATCGGTCTTGCCAGTGCCATTTACCTGAGCGAATACGCGCCGGACCGGGTGAGACGGGTGTTGAAGCCCGTCTTGGAGGTCTTGGCGGGAATTCCGACCATCGTCTACGGTTTTTTCGCCCTGACCTTCGTCACTCCGCTGCTGAAAAAATGGATTCCGAATCTGGACACCTTTAACGCGCTGAGCGCCAGCATCGTCGTGGGGATCATGATCATTCCTTTGATTGCCTCCCTCAGCGAGGACGCGATGACGGCCGTTCCCCGGAGCATTCGGCACGCGGCTTATGCATTGGGGGCGACGAAATTGGAAGTGGCGCTTCGGGTGGTGGTTCCCGCCGCACTGTCCGGCATCGTCTCCTCCTTCGTTCTCGCTCTCTCCCGGGCCATCGGGGAGACGATGATCGTCACCATCGCCGCCGGTTCAACCCCCGTGCTCACCTTCAACATGCTGGAATCGATCCAGACGATGACGGCTTACATGGTACAGGCGGCCACAGGGGACATCGCCTACGGGAGCATCCAATACAAATCCCTTTACGCGGTGGGCATGACGCTCTTTCTGTTCACGCTGGCAATGAATCTTTTGGCGCAATACATCTCCCGGCGCTTCAAGGAGGATTACTGA
- a CDS encoding PstS family phosphate ABC transporter substrate-binding protein — MFKRGVALFCSVVLAVGLLAGCGQSGRSEGDGEGLSGTVKIDGSSTVFPISQAVAEEFMAENPKVQVTVSESGTGGGFQKWVAGETDINDASRPIKDEEKKKAAENGIEPIEIPVAYDGITVVVNKDNDFVEELTVDELKKIWEPDSKVKRWSDVRPEWPKEPIKLYGPGTASGTFGYFTEAIVGEEGKSRTDYTASEDDNVLVQGVSGDKYALGYFGYAYYAENKDRLKAVKIDGGDGPVEPTEQTINDGTYSPLSRPVFIYVSSKAMERPEVKEFVKFYIEVAKDLAKEVGYIPLPDADYEESMKRLEGK; from the coding sequence ATGTTCAAGCGCGGAGTCGCTCTTTTCTGTTCCGTTGTCCTTGCTGTCGGTCTTCTGGCCGGTTGCGGACAGTCCGGCCGGTCGGAAGGGGACGGTGAAGGTCTTTCCGGAACCGTGAAGATCGACGGTTCCAGCACCGTCTTTCCCATCAGTCAGGCGGTCGCCGAAGAGTTTATGGCGGAAAATCCAAAGGTGCAGGTCACCGTCTCGGAATCCGGAACCGGCGGGGGATTTCAAAAATGGGTGGCCGGCGAGACGGACATCAATGACGCCTCCCGTCCCATCAAGGATGAGGAAAAGAAAAAAGCCGCCGAAAACGGCATTGAGCCGATCGAGATTCCCGTCGCATACGACGGAATCACCGTCGTGGTCAACAAAGACAACGATTTTGTGGAAGAATTGACCGTCGACGAACTGAAAAAGATTTGGGAGCCGGACAGCAAGGTGAAACGCTGGAGCGACGTCCGTCCCGAGTGGCCGAAGGAGCCGATCAAGCTTTACGGCCCGGGCACCGCTTCCGGCACCTTCGGATACTTCACGGAGGCCATCGTCGGTGAAGAAGGGAAGAGCCGGACGGATTACACGGCCAGCGAAGATGACAACGTGCTGGTTCAGGGGGTTTCCGGGGACAAATACGCCCTCGGCTACTTCGGTTACGCCTACTACGCGGAGAACAAGGACCGATTGAAAGCGGTGAAGATCGACGGCGGCGACGGCCCCGTCGAACCCACCGAACAGACGATCAACGACGGAACCTATTCCCCGCTCTCCCGGCCCGTCTTCATCTACGTCAGCAGCAAAGCCATGGAGCGGCCGGAAGTGAAGGAATTCGTCAAGTTCTACATCGAAGTTGCCAAGGACCTGGCCAAGGAAGTGGGTTACATTCCGCTGCCGGATGCGGATTATGAGGAGTCCATGAAGCGGCTGGAAGGAAAATAA